A stretch of DNA from Trichomycterus rosablanca isolate fTriRos1 chromosome 1, fTriRos1.hap1, whole genome shotgun sequence:
cagacccgtcacatctgacaggagcagcatcgttgtcccggcagtctcgactttaatccttaacctcggcgggtaaacagatttccatcagaatgccctcggggtaaaacaacagagaatgtagttaataatgtacaatgctacttgacaaacagttttacagagagttttagactccggcagccctaattaatacagcataactaaaagggagagcaagcaggtaacaaggtcatgaaggctttcacaggacatcagcgcccatctccccaccgtcatcaaacctgagtgatcggacaagagaggcagaacgacagcaacccaacatccctgatcaccacaagtttctatgaccaagaacccccaagctctgcgcctttgtctatactaatcaaaagcctgagaaaataaatatgttttcagtctagacttaaacattgagactgtgtccgaatcccgaatagaggcaggaagattattccagagttgtggagctttgtaagaaaacgctcttccaccagccgtgatctttttaattttaggaactataagtaaccctgcatcttgtgaacgaagtggacgcgctgggctgtagtgattaataagttcactcagatactgtggagccagaccatgtagcgctttataagttagtaaaagtattttgtaatcaatgcgaaatttaactggcagccagtgtagagatgatagaacaggagtaatatggtcaaattttttagttctagttagcactcgagctgctgcattttgaactaattggagtttgtttaaggatctaccagagcatccagttagaagagcattacaataatctaaccgagaagttataaacgcatggatcagtttttcggcgtcattaacagatagtatatttcttattttagaaatgttacgcaaatgatagaaagcaactctagtaatattattaacgtgtgtatcaaatgagagatctgaatctattgtgacacctaagttttttacatctgggctgggagtaacagagaacgtgtttaagtttagcaccaggttagacaacttgtctcttgcagctttagagccaacaagtaaaacctcagttttatctgaattaagtaaaagaaaattacacgacatccagttttttatgtcgtttacacaatcttctatcttactgattgtgtcagtatcatttggtttggctgatatatacagctgtgtgtcatctgcatagcagtgaaagtttatgccatgtttatgaataatttcacctagtggaagcatatagagtgtaaataatagcggtcccagtaccgacccctgtggaacaccatactttacttttgtagtttccgagcatttattatttacataaacgaattgagagcggtcagtcagatatgatttaaaccaagagagtgcgagtcctttaacacctactgtattttctagcctctccagtaaaatgttatgatcgaccgtatcaaacgctgcgctaagatctaatagaacaagaaaagagacacatccattatcagaagacattaacaactcgttaactactctaattaatgcggtttcggtactatggttgggtctaaatcctgattgaaatttttcatgaatacaattttcattcaaataagaacatagctgtttggaaactactttttctaatatctttgagacaaaaggaaggtttgaaattggcctataattagctagtacatgtggatcaagattaggttttttaatcaggggtttaataacagcacttttaaacaatttaggtacatatccaaggctaagggatgcattgattaatgtaagcaggggctctacaatagctgggagtaaatctttaagtagacgagttggaacaggatcgagtatacacgatgatgacttcgatgatttaatcaacacagttagttcattttgggagattggattaaaggaatttagttggattaactcgttactgttatcatcactgttctcaccaatgctgctcagagtgagtccatacttaacattggcaggtgacacactctgactctgaagtcgtattttttctatcttgtcattaaagaattgtaaaaaatcatcgctggtacagtcaggcggtatattagattcagtttcattgacgtttttagttaatttggacactgtctcaaaaaggaatctgggattgtttttatttttctctattagggacgaataatataaagatttagcttttataagtgcatgtttatactcagttagagcatctttccaagcaatcttatacacttccagtgtagtgtgacgccacttgcgttctaatttccgtgctgcttgtttaagtgcgcatgtgtggtcattgtaccaaggagcaagttttttctccctaatcagtttagtcaATCAGCtcagtcattcggattgagtgacgaaacatatctctacaacaaacttgtgtccagatgaactgattcaacagTTGAATTACAattgagttctagacacatctcaaagataaataatacaaacaggatgcacctgattTTAATTTGTGGCACAGCAAATATCTGAATATGTTTTAGAATAAGAGATTTCAACAGTATGGCTAACTATATATCAGTGGTTGATATtgctaaatattaaaatattggtATCTAATCTGAGTTTggacatcagaatcagaatttttatttattcaccaagtaccaggtgtacaaggaatttaatgtagtaaaataatataataaatatataaaggtatattatataaacataaaaatgtatttaaacctaAATAGTCAGTACACTAACAAACTTTAAGTAGTACAAAAATGCAATGGAGTGGAAATATAACAGTAAACTAACTTCAAGTAAAAAATTGTGCAATGGAGAAACTGACATGATGTgattaaatgtattatggtgaaTCCTATATGAATTGATGGGCTGTAATAAATCCCACCTTGTCATATCTTTCTGGGACAATCGAAAGATGTGTAATAAGCATTGTCGGAAAAGTGTGGAGATGCTTATGAAAGTACACCTGGAATTAAAACGTCtcaatattttctgcttcatTTCTATCCTACATGTCTGGTTGGTTTTCCGCTGTCAGTGAAACTCAAATTTAGAGTTGTCACCTCGATACCCATGACGCTCTGCGCAGGCCACAAGGAAAACGAAAGAAGCTTTTTCGTAACAGGAGTCTGGGGTTTATAGAAGTAACTCTTGAATGCCCATTGGGGTTTATTTAgaaaaagcatataatttggTCAGCATCTTATACATCGCTGGGAGTTTGGTAATAGTTTAAccctttatatacagtattcttCCAAATAATGGAAGATAAGTGTGAATGGCTAGGTGAGTGATTCTATGCCACTGACTTGCTCCCAGTCTAGTGTATTTCTGCCAATCATTTAGTGTTTCCAGGATAGGCCCAACACATGGTTACCCTCACCTAGAGATATATAGATGAATGAACatcttaatatttacattaaatatcaATTCAGATATGAATCCACATATAGAGCTGGGGTTTGATTGCAAGGCTTGTAAACTCATGAATGTTTTGCATGCTGAACCCTGGAGAGCTGTGTTTCATTGGTCTTTTAAGGTTGCTTAGTAGAAGATCCTTGTACTTCAAAGTTGTTACACCTTGTACGAATAACAGACATAAATATATGTACATGAGTTTTCCTCAACATATATGTACAGAGTTTTCCTCAACACTTTCTTACTCCAGTACAAACAAACAGCATTCTCAGAACACAAATCTGCGTAAGAAAAATATAGGTGATAGAACaggttttaaaattttttattcataatttgACAACATCAGTTTTTATTAGATAACCTCACATGATCAGTGATTGGTATTTACTGTGAACATTTTCTAGCATCTCCTCTCTGTTAGGATATAGTGTGACATTAAGTTAAATGAATCTGATATAGATTATGCTGCCTGTCATTTCATATGATCCTTAGCGCATTGTAATAATTCCCACTTTGTTTCTCCAGGACAGTgtagaaatgtataaaaaacatTGTCGGAACACTGTGGAAATGCGTCTGAAAGTACTCATGAAGTTAAAAAGCCTTAAGATTTTTGCTTTCTATCCCACACGTCTAGTTGGTTTTCCGTTTTCGTAGCTGTGAGTGAAACATATGAGTTTAGAGTTCTCACCTTGATACCCATGACGCTCTGCACAGGCCACAAAAAAAAAGCTGTTCTTAAGTCTTAGTTCATGAGTCACTGGGTTTAACAAATAAGGAGTCGGGGGTTATAGGTGAGACTCACAATTGCCCTTTGTGGTTTATTTAAATTAGAGTTGAATAAAATAATGTCTCTGACTGTGTCTTTGTGCGGATGAAAACCTTATAGTGGAAACAATTTGTATGAAGTGGTTTCATTTACTTATAAATGACCAAAAGCTCAATTACATAATATATTAACAAGTTACATTAGGGTAATTAGGGCAACTCACTGGTCATTGTTTCTTATCCATCACTGGGGGTATTGGTTAAATTTAAATCAgttgtttttcttattttctgcatttgttaaaatatacagtgatcaccttcctaatattgtgttttcAATTTCAAGATTtcaaagctttattgtcatatgtacagtaggaaacgtgtttccctgtacaataaaattcttattttgctgtccacacatgatgtaacaaagtacaaagataataataaaatcaaatcaaattaagaaataaaagttagaTATAGTAAAAAAACACGCTGAGTATAAGTTATGTACATTGTGCAAGAAAAGAGCAGATACAGTATATTGCAATCAGACAatatagttacatgtgcaaaatgtaAAGACAGTAGTGTAAACATACATGTGCAGCTGTATGTAGACCTGTAAACAGTCATATGTGGTATAGTGCAAGTATTGTGTGCAAGTGTGATAGTGTCTATGAATAATCAGCTCAGCTGTTTAAGAGTCTGATAGCTGTGGGAAAGAAAGAGATCTTTAGTCTTGTTGTCCTGCATTTCACACTTCTGTATCTCCGGCCTGAGGGTAGAAGTGTGAATAGTCCAtgttgggggtgggtggggtctttgatgatGGACGCAGCTCTCCTGTGGACTCTGTGATGGTAGATGCTCTGGAGAGAGGGTTGTACCGTCCTGGTGATTTTCGTCTTTATCACTCTCTCCAGGCGTTTGCGATCCTTCACAGTAGAACTGCAGTACCACACGGTGATGCAATTGGTCAGGATGGACTCAATGATGCAGCGGTAGAAGTTGCTGAGTATTTTGGGTGACATGCCAAATTTCCTCAGCCTCCTCAAGAAATACAACCGCTGCTGAGCCCTCTTTAACACCTGTGTGGTGTTTAGTGTCCAAGTGAGGTCATCACTGATGTGGACCCCTAGGTATTTAAAACTGTTCACCCTCTCCACCTCAAGGTCCCGGATAAACAGTGGCTGATGAGGTCTCCTCTCCCTCCTCATGTCCACTATCATCTCCTTGGTCTTGTCTATGTTAAGTGTAAGGTTATTGTCCACACACCAGGTAACCAGACTGTTCACCTCACTCCTGTAGGCTGCCTCCTCTCCTCCAGTGATACGACCTATCACAgcagtgtcgtcagcaaacttcaGGATGATGTTGTTGGGGTGGGAGGCGACACAGTCGTGGGTAAACAGGGTGTAGAGGATAGGGCTGAGGACACAGCCCTGCGGGGTACCAATATTGGTGATTATGCTGGCTGATGTCCTGTTTCCAATCCTAACAGACTGAGGCCTACCAGTCAGGAAGTTTAAAAGCCAGTCACAGATGGTGGGGTGTAGTCCAAGAGATGACAGTTTATGTGTAAGTTTGTGAGGTATAACCGTGTTAAAGGCGGAGCTGTAGTCAATAAAGAGTATCCTGACGTAGGAGTCTTTATATTCcaggtgtgagagagagacatgaaGGGCTGCTAAAGAACTGTTAAACTAAAGAATTGACGCTCTCTTCAGGGTGTAAATGAATGATCTTTATGAACTatataaacatactgtataagtTTTAAACTTTCTGAAAAATTGTATCAAGTACCATTCTTCATACCATTCTATATACCATCTAATTTTCTGGTTTTGGAAAATTAAAGGTTTTTACCCACCACCTCATTTCAATCATTTGGTTTGTGTGTCCCAGATGATTTGATGCTGACCTGGTTCAGTTAAGTAGTATTTGTAAGGTATCACATAGACATGGTCAAGTTTATAAGCATtactattaaaatacatttgaattcaaatatatttttaatatggtGGTATCAATTTTTATACACACCCTAAAAATATTTCTTTTCAAAAATATTTACGTATCTATAATGAGGCAGTGATTTGCTGGCCCACGTTAGGAGATGTGTCCTTCTGCACTGGCATTTTGGCTGGCAGAAGGGACATGGAATGATTGATGTGTTGCCTCATGGGCATTAATTCCATGAATTCACTTTCGTTGGCATACCTGCTTTTCTCTAAAACTGTGGTACTGGACTGCTTGGTCAAGTCTGGTTTTCTGCTGGTGTGCAAAGccattgttctgtatttttctgTAAACTTACCTGGTGTCTATGGCCTTGTGGTCCTCACAATAGAACCTCCCTGGAAGAGCGGATTTTTCCAGAGGTGATGTGACACCCCTTTTTCAGGGGCGGTGGTGTGGTTGGGGTGCCTGGCTGGTTTTAAAGTCCTGTCTTTCCTTTTTTGAGAACTAAGTTGCTGCAGAAGGCCGTAGCAGCCTCTCACATTGTGACAACCAATTCTCATGAATGCGCTATCCCTGTTGTATTCACTGTCTTTGTTGCAGGCTGTGAATATTTTTGtgtctttattttaattaatttggcCATGTCTTATTTTTGTTAGTGACTTGGTGAAACCTTGGTCTATCTTGGTCAAATTTCTCAGGTGAGTGGCTTTGCCTTGCGATTCAACAGCAAGGTACGACACCCCCCGCCCCCCAGATATAATATCTATGCATGAAGagctctcacagaaaaaaaatctataccTGGAATACCTTAATGTTAATGCAACTGTGTTTGTAATTGTGATTTGGTCAAATTTAAGCTCCTTTTTCCTATcacttctttattattttgtccACTGTCAGTGGGTAACAACCCTACACCACTTTATACCCAACTGTAACCCTTTAAAGCAAAGATTCCCAACCTTATGAGCATTTTGCAGTATCATATGGAGGTGCATCCCTCACTTCTGTATGTTTAATCTACTGTAGCGGTGCATCCCACAAGACCAGTAGTCCACTGTTGCAGCCCAGCTAACAAAAAGATTGACAACCATTGCTTCAATGAACTGTTGCTGAAAAAGACTTATTGTTGCTTAGATCCTTGCATGTTAAGGTGGTGCAGTATcacaaattattttttatattttttataaaacccTGCATGATCATTGATTGCTCTTTTTTCCTTGTGTTCTTTAGTTTACAGTTTTGTGTATACAATATGGAGTTTTATACTGTAAGAACTTTTAACTTTTATCTTCTTTGAGTCTGGACATGACAAGAAACTAATATGGATTGTCTTGCCTGTGATTGTGGGATAGCCGAAGCACCATAATAATTGTAACCTCATTAAATTTCTTCATGACAGTGTGATTTGTTTTAACTGTAAATTGTGGTAATGCTTTTATAAGTACATTTGGAATTTCAGTTTTAGTTTTATCCTACAGGTCTATTTGGTTTTATACCTCTGTGGCTGCCATCGAAACTCATGAGTTAAGAGTTTTTACCTCAACTCCCATGATGCTCTGTATCAGCCACAAAGATAATGAAAGAAGCTTTTCTCATAGTCATATTTAAAGTACATTAGTAACTAGGTTTAGCAAATCAGGAGTCTGGGGGTTATAGGCAGGCCCTGTGAATGTTGTTTTTGCTTTAACTTAAAATCAAGTTGTCTGAATGaagcatttattcattcatttattcactgtctgttttacaaccgctttatcctaatcACGGGGGTATAATTCACTAGGCAAAAGGTCAGAAACACCATAGACAGGTCACTGGTCCACCACaggacatacatacacacacagggcaatttttgtatctccagttaacctgactgcatgctttggactgtgggagaaaaccggagctcctgaaggaaacccacacacacacaaagcaaacatgcaaacttcacacagaaaggacccagaccactccacatgggaatcgaaccccagatcttcttgctgtgaggtgccatTGCTACCgaatgagccactgtgccaaccAATTAAGGCTTTTCATTGGTTCATAATTTATCTCataatttagcagatgcttttatccgaagtgacttacagtatacaatctaagcaattgagggttaagggtcttgctcaagggcccaactgtggtaacctggcagtggtggggtttgaaccagaaagcttctaattactagtccagtaccttaaccgttaggTTACAACTGCCGTTTCTTATCCAATACTTGTTTTTTGGTTTCATTGATTCCaggtacagtatgtacagttgTCTTTGTATTTGGCAAAACAACAAAATGTATAACTAAATAGTTTTTCAATTTAAATGTGGAGATGGAAATGGAAAGTGGAtttttaaagttattattattgttgcctTATTGCAATAGACCTCAATCCCCACAGTTtgttcattgagtgtcattatAATTAAGATTATAttgattagttctgcctgtgtTTACATGTAATTCCTCTTTGTATTCCTTTTTCCACATTAGATAAATAGTAGGGCGTGGGATAAAAAAAAACGAGGTagtagataagataagatgaaTTGGGTGGGAGGTTATCATTTTTTGTAGCAATTTTGGTGCTGCTAAATAGTGCAAGGTGTGTAATTGTAAAGAAGGCCGACAGTTCCCTGACCCTGGAAAATACTGGATGCTGTGAGGTTTTTTGGGTGGCTGTAGGGGTATTATGTAATCACTAAAGACTTCTGTGGGTGTAGATTTGCCAAGCAAAAATGTCTGCATGGACACGCCTATGCATTGGGATGTCATCGCGTTGAGCTGGGAGATGGCGAAACATACTGTAGTTTCTGTTTGTTTTCCTGTCAtagttttttctatttattcatgcattttctccttgaTTAGGGTTGTGGTGGTTTAGGCTTACTTATATttgtgcaatacacacatatTCTAACTTAATTACACCCAGGAGCAATTTAGCTTATTCAAAAGACCTTCTGGATTTTTTTGAACATAAGGGAAACCCAAAGGACCCAGAGGAATCACATACATACATGGTGATTAACATCACAGACAGCGGCCCAGGGTAAAGACTGAACCAGGGTCCTTATGGTCCGTAATGCTGTGCAGAAAGGATTCTGCCTGTTGCACCACTGTGCATTTATGATTGATAATCAAAAATAGCATCGAAAAAAAGAAGAACCCTCAATGTGTGATGCTTGTGataattgctgctgtaacactgcaacacttcaataaagtaatcaatcaataatAAGATCAAGCAAAACATTAGTGATTTATTGTATGTATACAGAGTCCATAAACTGATACACTGGTTACATATGAGGTTGATGAATTCATTGACCAAACACACCAAACAGACTGTAaactgaattgcactgtgtaatAAGTTAAGTTACATTGTATAAACTAAACTGCattgatgactgaaataaatactttaaattacaGTTAACATGgtttataattttaaataaaataccatAAATAATATAGAcaccagaaaaaaataaagtgaTTAATATTTGTCCATCTCTTAACGTTGCTTCACATCTTTGAACAGTGTTCTAGCCTTTCTCAAGTGTTTAGCTCTAGAGGCCATGTCAAACACTGAGAGAAAGTTGTTTAGTGCCCCTCCTTGAACTGTCCTGTCTTTTACCTAAAAAGGcacaaaaatgtattaatcaTTAATGAGCAATGTTGTTTCATATCCTAATATCCAaaaccatatggccaaaattgTGTAAACACccctttttaattattaagttcaggtgccACTCACATTGCTAACTAGCATACGAGCTcaattatatacatttaattataGTAATATTGTGGCAACATTTGGGAAATGCCCTTACCTACTGAGACATTACTGTCCAGCAATGCACAAATTAAGGTATATGAAGACATATGTCTAAAAAGTTAGGtgtccagtgtcctgcacagagccctgaccataACCCCAGTGactacctttgggatgaattggaacgttgaGAGCAGGCCAAGGCATTCatgttcaacatcagtgccttaaCTTTTACACGCAGTAAGTGAAAAGTGTAGTGAAGGCTATAACAGCCACAAAGAGGGAGCGGGCAACACTATAATAATGCGCAtagtttggaatgggatgttcaataacatcatggtcaggtgtaaaGGACGTCCAGTGGCCTGCATAAAGCTCTGAACATTACCCCAATTGGAACATTAAGAGCAAGCCAAGCATTCtggttcaacatcagtgcctgaacttttacacacagtaaGTGAAAGTGTAGTGAAGGCTATAACAGCCACAAAGAGGGAGGGAGCAACTCTATAATAATGCGTCtagtttggaatgggatgtttaACAACATCATGGTCTCAAGTCTGAAAAGTTAGGTGTGAAGGaagtccagtggcctgcacagagctctgaacaTAACCCCAATTGGAACACTGAGAGCAAGCTAAGCGTTCtggttcaacatcagtgccttaaCTTTTACATGCAGTAAGTGAAAGTGTAGTGAAGGCTATAACAGCCACAAAGAGAGAGCAGGCAATGCTATAATAATGCGCATAGTTTGGAAATGAAACGTTCAATAacatcatggtcaggtgtctacatatatatagtgtatgtagcaAAATGAAAGCTTGTTCAATGCCGGCAGTAATAATGCCACTaaaattgttattaaatgttttagctTGCTCTAATTTAAGTAAAAATGTCCATGAATGTATATAGCAACAAAGAGTTAAAGAATATTTAGAATTTTGCTCACCTCTACAGAGTTAATTTTATGAAGCTGCTTTAACACGTCCTGCTCGttcttgtatttgtgtgttctcAGATTCTTCACGCTTACTTGTAGTTCCCTCAGGCTCGATTCAGTCCCCTTAGCGCTGTTTAGCATGTCCGAAAAGATGTCcatgtaaacatttagcatgctCAGAAGCATTAGCCTCTCACAAGTGCAAGTTTCCTGATGagacagtaataaaataattagtttGAAGTTTAGTGGCCATCCCCAGGCCTAAGATAGCTGTAACAATTAATGTGGTTACCAAACTTACCGGTGTTGTGCCCAAATAAGGGGTAAATACAGCTTTTCCCACCCATTCTGTGCCTGCAAAGCCCTACAGAAAGCAGACATCAGGTTAGACTAGAAACAAGAACAATCCTTATCTGACTTTAATCAAAACTTCCTCAATGTCGTCTGTGAACAACACCAATACTTTAAATGTTTATAACTGCTCCTTGGTTCgtacaaaaacacattttaccaTGCATCATGCAAAATCACTAAAAATCatgattacatttaaaaataaataaagaatatgcAGGCTTAATTTTGATGTACCCCAACCGTTGGCTGCCACCACAATGTTTTGACCTAAAAACATTTTGATGTGGTCCGAAAATCGTCCGAAAAAAAAAGCCTAACCTACTTTACTTAAaaagcacacacacttacattttgAGTTAACAGGGTCTGGACCGCTGCAGTCACATTTTGATTCAGATGTCCAGCAGTTCCATTAAGCGATGCAACGATGACAAATCCACACATTAACGCCAGTTTGAACCTCAGATCCATTGCTGTTGCTTTACTTTTTAACTCTTTGCTGTAACCCGAGAATAATAAGGCTGTGAGCAAGTGAGTGATGTTTACCAGAATGGGTCAGGGGACTTATATAGAATGAGTGCAGCCTAAGAAGGCGGTAAGGGATGCACTTGGGGTTTTGGGGTTTCTGTGGGCTTTTCTGATATGAAGGTTTCCTTTAAATCAGAGATGTGTTGCTCCTAAACGACTGATACAATAACCACTGTACTAACTGCAGGTGAATTCCTTTTAGGGATTCTTAGATAGAGCTATAAAAGAGTGGAAGTTAAGGTTGTTGGTGGTACTGAATGCAGGTGACATGCCCTCATGTGGAATTTTAATTTGAAAATGGAAATTCTAAAAAAAATGTCTATGCTAAGAGACTAACCAATGACCTTAATACTTAAATACTTGCAATAATGattacattaaaatgaatgaaagccACAAATCAGCACCTATTAATTATTTAGGTGATATGCTTAGGTCATTAGTTAGATTGCATTAATGTTAACATTTGTGTTtatgtaaagaaagaaaatgtttttttcaaATTTCAAAATATTGCCTACAGTGTTAAAAAAATTACTTACCTGCTTTGTGATTGCCAGTTATTGCATGTAATTACTAGAGCATTAAATAACATGCTTTTTCGCCAAGAAAAATGCAATTTAATTGATAGGTCAGTTTAAAAATTAATACAGCCAAGCGTATTAAatatacaactccaaatcagaaaaagtttgtcaacaaatgcatgagaaaattattgaaatgtttaaaaacaatgtacctcaaagaaagattggaagggatttgcatatttctccctctacagtgcgtaagatcattaaacaattcaaggaattaggagaaatttcagtgtgtacaggacaagggtgcaagcttaagct
This window harbors:
- the ifng1r gene encoding interferon gamma related, which translates into the protein MDLRFKLALMCGFVIVASLNGTAGHLNQNVTAAVQTLLTQNGFAGTEWVGKAVFTPYLGTTPETCTCERLMLLSMLNVYMDIFSDMLNSAKGTESSLRELQVSVKNLRTHKYKNEQDVLKQLHKINSVEVKDRTVQGGALNNFLSVFDMASRAKHLRKARTLFKDVKQR